From Pseudanabaena sp. PCC 6802, one genomic window encodes:
- the tuf gene encoding elongation factor Tu, whose protein sequence is MARAKFERNKPHVNIGTIGHVDHGKTTLTAAITMTLAAIGQAAAKKYADIDAAPEEKARGITINTAHVEYQTDNRHYAHVDCPGHADYVKNMITGAAQMDGAILLVSAADGPEPQTREHILLARQVGVPNLVVFLNKEDQMEGEEELVELVELEVRELLSSYDFDGDNIPIVRGSALKAVEALTANPKIQKGDNPWVDKVYALMEAVDSYIPTPERAVDKPFLMAVEDVFSITGRGTVATGRIERGKVKIGDSIEMVGIRDTRTTTVTGLEMFQKSLEEGLAGDNVGVLMRGVQKNDVERGMVLAKPGSITPHTQFESQVYILTEKEGGRKTPFFAGYRPQFYVRTTDVTGTIVAFTADDGSNAEMVMPGDRVKMTVELIHPIAIEQEMRFAIREGGRTVGSGVVTKIVK, encoded by the coding sequence ATGGCACGCGCAAAGTTTGAACGGAATAAACCCCACGTCAATATTGGTACTATCGGTCACGTCGATCATGGTAAGACCACTCTGACTGCTGCAATTACAATGACCCTGGCTGCGATCGGGCAAGCTGCGGCCAAAAAATATGCTGACATCGATGCAGCACCTGAAGAGAAAGCACGTGGTATTACGATCAACACGGCACACGTGGAGTACCAAACAGATAACCGCCACTACGCACACGTTGACTGCCCCGGGCACGCTGACTACGTGAAAAACATGATCACTGGTGCGGCACAAATGGATGGTGCTATCCTGTTGGTTTCTGCTGCTGATGGTCCCGAGCCACAAACGCGCGAGCACATTCTCTTAGCTCGTCAGGTGGGCGTTCCTAACCTTGTTGTATTCCTCAACAAAGAGGATCAAATGGAAGGCGAAGAAGAACTGGTCGAACTAGTGGAATTAGAAGTTCGCGAGCTACTATCTTCCTATGATTTTGATGGCGACAATATCCCCATCGTCAGAGGTTCGGCTCTCAAGGCTGTAGAAGCCCTGACCGCGAATCCCAAAATTCAAAAAGGCGACAATCCCTGGGTAGATAAGGTCTATGCGCTGATGGAAGCAGTGGATAGCTATATCCCCACTCCCGAACGTGCGGTTGACAAGCCATTCTTGATGGCAGTGGAAGACGTATTCTCGATCACGGGTCGCGGTACTGTTGCCACTGGGCGGATCGAACGCGGTAAGGTCAAAATCGGCGATTCGATCGAAATGGTCGGTATTCGCGATACTCGCACTACCACCGTTACCGGTTTAGAAATGTTCCAGAAGTCTCTGGAAGAGGGGTTGGCTGGCGATAACGTAGGCGTACTGATGCGCGGTGTCCAAAAGAACGATGTCGAGCGCGGCATGGTGCTGGCAAAGCCCGGTTCGATCACGCCTCACACTCAGTTCGAGTCACAGGTCTACATTTTGACCGAGAAAGAAGGCGGTCGTAAGACTCCATTCTTTGCTGGTTATCGCCCTCAGTTCTACGTGCGTACTACGGACGTGACTGGCACGATCGTCGCATTCACAGCTGATGACGGTAGCAATGCTGAAATGGTTATGCCTGGCGATCGCGTCAAGATGACCGTAGAACTAATCCACCCGATCGCGATCGAGCAGGAAATGCGTTTTGCTATTCGCGAAGGCGGTCGCACGGTCGGTTCTGGTGTTGTCACCAAAATCGTCAAATAG
- the rpsJ gene encoding 30S ribosomal protein S10 translates to MATLQQQKIRIRLKAFDHKLLDTSCEKIVETANRTNAAAIGPIPLPTRRRVYCLLRSPHVDKDSREHFETRTHSRIIDIYQPSAKTIDALMKLDLAAGVDIEVKL, encoded by the coding sequence ATGGCAACTTTACAACAACAAAAGATTCGGATTCGCCTCAAAGCTTTCGATCACAAGCTTTTAGATACCTCCTGCGAGAAGATTGTGGAAACGGCAAATCGCACTAATGCTGCGGCGATCGGCCCCATCCCATTGCCTACTCGTCGTCGCGTTTATTGCCTGTTGCGCTCGCCACACGTCGATAAAGACTCCCGCGAGCATTTTGAAACCCGCACGCACAGTCGCATTATCGACATCTATCAACCATCTGCCAAGACTATCGATGCGCTGATGAAGCTCGATCTAGCCGCAGGCGTAGATATTGAAGTTAAGCTATAG